In the Quercus lobata isolate SW786 chromosome 5, ValleyOak3.0 Primary Assembly, whole genome shotgun sequence genome, one interval contains:
- the LOC115992950 gene encoding berberine bridge enzyme-like 18 isoform X1, with protein sequence MITPQLKLSVSSLVLALLFSFLLETSASTDENFIQCLALHSGNDSISKLIYTSSNSSYSSILKSSIRNTRFSTPSTPKPQVIVTPLLVSQIQETLNCSQKHGLQVRVRSGGHDYEGLSYASPVPFVILDLINFRNISVDVENNFAWVQSGATLGELYYWIANKSRTLGFPAGVCPTIGVGGHFSGGGYGTLLRKYGLAADNVIDAHLIDVKGRFLDRKSMGEDLFWAIRGGGGASFGVIVEWKIQLVPVPSNVTVFTVNKNLEQNATKILHRWQYVADKFDTDLFIRVILSAVSSSQKGNRTVQASFNSLYLGGKDKLLPLMQKSFPELGLVSEDCTEMSWIQSILYFAGFPSGLSPDILLNRDPSITYFKAKSDYVKNPIPEVGLEGIWQRLLEKEAAAALLILSPYGGRMNEISESSIPFPHRAGNIYKIQHLVYWTEEGTAASEKYMSWIRRLYDYMAPYVSKSPREAYINYRDLDIGTNNISNTSYSQASIWGTKYFKNNFERLVQVKTVVDPANFFRNEQSIPPVSY encoded by the exons ATGATTACTCCAcaattaaaa TTATCAGTGTCTTCACTCGTATTAGctcttcttttctcatttttattggAAACTTCAGCTTCTACTGATGAAAACTTTATTCAGTGCCTGGCCCTTCATTCCGGAAATGACAGTATTTCTAAACTCATTTACACCTCATCCAACTCTTCGTATTCATCTATCCTGAAATCCTCCATCAGAAACACCAGATTCTCAACACCTTCCACCCCGAAACCTCAAGTCATTGTGACACCATTGTTGGTCTCACAAATTCAAGAAACACTAAATTGTTCCCAAAAACATGGATTGCAAGTAAGGGTTAGAAGTGGTGGACATGATTACGAGGGTCTTTCTTATGCTTCTCCGGTACCATTTGTCATACTTGATCTGATAAATTTTCGAAACATTTCTGTTGATGTAGAAAATAACTTTGCCTGGGTTCAATCTGGTGCAACCCTGGGTGAATTATACTATTGGATTGCCAATAAGAGTAGAACGCTTGGCTTTCCAGCTGGAGTTTGCCCAACAATAGGTGTTGGTGGACACTTCAGTGGGGGAGGGTATGGCACATTGTTGCGCAAATATGGCCTTGCTGCTGATAATGTTATTGATGCACACTTGATTGATGTTAAGGGTAGATTCCTTGACAGAAAATCAATGGGAGAAGATCTATTTTGGGCCATTCGAGGAGGAGGAGGGGCTAGCTTTGGAGTCATTGTTGAATGGAAGATCCAGCTGGTTCCTGTTCCCTCAAATGTGACTGTGTTCACAGTCAATAAGAACTTGGAACAAAATGCAACCAAAATTCTTCATCGGTGGCAGTATGTTGCAGACAAGTTTGATACAGACCTCTTCATTCGTGTAATCTTAAGTGCTGTTAGttctagccaaaaagggaaTAGGACGGTACAAGCTTCGTTCAATTCCTTGTACCTTGGAGGGAAGGATAAGCTCCTTCCATTGATGCAAAAGAGCTTTCCTGAGCTGGGTTTGGTGAGTGAAGATTGTACAGAAATGAGCTGGATTCAATCTATCCTCTACTTTGCTGGATTCCCAAGTGGGCTATCCCCAGATATTTTGCTAAACAGGGATCCTTCAATAACCTATTTTAAAGCAAAATCTGACTATGTGAAGAATCCCATTCCTGAAGTTGGGTTGGAAGGGATTTGGCAAAGACTATTGGAAAAAGAGGCAGCGGCAGCGTTACTGATCCTCAGTCCATATGGAGGAAGAATGAATGAAATTTCAGAGTCTTCAATTCCTTTCCCACATAGAGCTGGCAACATCTACAAAATCCAACACTTGGTGTATTGGACAGAAGAAGGGACTGCGGCATCTGAAAAGTATATGAGTTGGATAAGAAGGCTTTACGATTACATGGCGCCCTACGTTTCTAAGTCTCCAAGAGaagcatatattaattatagaGACCTTGACATAGGAACAAATAACATAAGCAACACAAGTTATAGCCAGGCAAGCATATGGGgtactaaatattttaagaacaacttCGAAAGGCTGGTGCAAGTGAAGACCGTGGTAGATCCCGCTAATTTCTTTAGGAATGAACAAAGCATCCCACCTGTTTCATACTAG
- the LOC115992950 gene encoding berberine bridge enzyme-like 18 isoform X2 gives MKLSVSSLVLALLFSFLLETSASTDENFIQCLALHSGNDSISKLIYTSSNSSYSSILKSSIRNTRFSTPSTPKPQVIVTPLLVSQIQETLNCSQKHGLQVRVRSGGHDYEGLSYASPVPFVILDLINFRNISVDVENNFAWVQSGATLGELYYWIANKSRTLGFPAGVCPTIGVGGHFSGGGYGTLLRKYGLAADNVIDAHLIDVKGRFLDRKSMGEDLFWAIRGGGGASFGVIVEWKIQLVPVPSNVTVFTVNKNLEQNATKILHRWQYVADKFDTDLFIRVILSAVSSSQKGNRTVQASFNSLYLGGKDKLLPLMQKSFPELGLVSEDCTEMSWIQSILYFAGFPSGLSPDILLNRDPSITYFKAKSDYVKNPIPEVGLEGIWQRLLEKEAAAALLILSPYGGRMNEISESSIPFPHRAGNIYKIQHLVYWTEEGTAASEKYMSWIRRLYDYMAPYVSKSPREAYINYRDLDIGTNNISNTSYSQASIWGTKYFKNNFERLVQVKTVVDPANFFRNEQSIPPVSY, from the coding sequence ATGAAGTTATCAGTGTCTTCACTCGTATTAGctcttcttttctcatttttattggAAACTTCAGCTTCTACTGATGAAAACTTTATTCAGTGCCTGGCCCTTCATTCCGGAAATGACAGTATTTCTAAACTCATTTACACCTCATCCAACTCTTCGTATTCATCTATCCTGAAATCCTCCATCAGAAACACCAGATTCTCAACACCTTCCACCCCGAAACCTCAAGTCATTGTGACACCATTGTTGGTCTCACAAATTCAAGAAACACTAAATTGTTCCCAAAAACATGGATTGCAAGTAAGGGTTAGAAGTGGTGGACATGATTACGAGGGTCTTTCTTATGCTTCTCCGGTACCATTTGTCATACTTGATCTGATAAATTTTCGAAACATTTCTGTTGATGTAGAAAATAACTTTGCCTGGGTTCAATCTGGTGCAACCCTGGGTGAATTATACTATTGGATTGCCAATAAGAGTAGAACGCTTGGCTTTCCAGCTGGAGTTTGCCCAACAATAGGTGTTGGTGGACACTTCAGTGGGGGAGGGTATGGCACATTGTTGCGCAAATATGGCCTTGCTGCTGATAATGTTATTGATGCACACTTGATTGATGTTAAGGGTAGATTCCTTGACAGAAAATCAATGGGAGAAGATCTATTTTGGGCCATTCGAGGAGGAGGAGGGGCTAGCTTTGGAGTCATTGTTGAATGGAAGATCCAGCTGGTTCCTGTTCCCTCAAATGTGACTGTGTTCACAGTCAATAAGAACTTGGAACAAAATGCAACCAAAATTCTTCATCGGTGGCAGTATGTTGCAGACAAGTTTGATACAGACCTCTTCATTCGTGTAATCTTAAGTGCTGTTAGttctagccaaaaagggaaTAGGACGGTACAAGCTTCGTTCAATTCCTTGTACCTTGGAGGGAAGGATAAGCTCCTTCCATTGATGCAAAAGAGCTTTCCTGAGCTGGGTTTGGTGAGTGAAGATTGTACAGAAATGAGCTGGATTCAATCTATCCTCTACTTTGCTGGATTCCCAAGTGGGCTATCCCCAGATATTTTGCTAAACAGGGATCCTTCAATAACCTATTTTAAAGCAAAATCTGACTATGTGAAGAATCCCATTCCTGAAGTTGGGTTGGAAGGGATTTGGCAAAGACTATTGGAAAAAGAGGCAGCGGCAGCGTTACTGATCCTCAGTCCATATGGAGGAAGAATGAATGAAATTTCAGAGTCTTCAATTCCTTTCCCACATAGAGCTGGCAACATCTACAAAATCCAACACTTGGTGTATTGGACAGAAGAAGGGACTGCGGCATCTGAAAAGTATATGAGTTGGATAAGAAGGCTTTACGATTACATGGCGCCCTACGTTTCTAAGTCTCCAAGAGaagcatatattaattatagaGACCTTGACATAGGAACAAATAACATAAGCAACACAAGTTATAGCCAGGCAAGCATATGGGgtactaaatattttaagaacaacttCGAAAGGCTGGTGCAAGTGAAGACCGTGGTAGATCCCGCTAATTTCTTTAGGAATGAACAAAGCATCCCACCTGTTTCATACTAG